From Pseudomonas vanderleydeniana, the proteins below share one genomic window:
- a CDS encoding FAD/NAD(P)-binding protein: MSEVLSGQATHAIPPVAGQADVLVVGGGLSGTMLAVQLLRLPGRRRVLVIEPRAELGRGEAYSATELGHTLNGNAARMSVDPDNPDDLTQWLEAYIADGGWPESDQQHVPVSELFMPRGIFGLYVQQRLAEAREQGAAWGSTAEHVRGEVVDLQADSDGVRLTLADGQQLQAAHAVLATGMFPAARTRQKQSSGLNAAAVDPWDVAAMSRLDPQGTILIIGSGLTMVDAVVSLEQAGHRGPIRVFSRHGLLPHVRRQPPTWVDFLAADHGIRSPLQLLREVRRQCAEAIDAGIDWQAPLDTVRAHIGRLWSQATDVQRRQFVRHVRPWWESHHHRSPPLSAELVERLHREGRLTIEAASLKGLVEVRDGQVSITLRPRGEAQTVTVSGVGLINSTGIEYDWRRVDRPLPQQLLARGLIRPGPLALGIAADPGGAVVDAEGETSPRLFAMGPPLRGMWWESTAVTDVAIQAKALAARLVQLAVRKAGEG; this comes from the coding sequence ATGAGTGAAGTCCTGAGCGGACAGGCGACACACGCCATCCCGCCGGTAGCGGGGCAGGCCGACGTACTGGTCGTCGGCGGTGGCTTGAGCGGTACCATGTTGGCGGTGCAGTTGCTGCGCCTGCCGGGACGGCGCCGGGTGCTGGTCATCGAGCCACGTGCCGAACTCGGCCGTGGCGAGGCCTACAGCGCCACGGAGCTGGGTCACACCCTGAACGGCAACGCGGCGCGCATGAGCGTCGACCCGGACAACCCCGACGACCTCACCCAGTGGCTCGAGGCCTATATCGCCGACGGCGGCTGGCCCGAATCGGACCAGCAACACGTGCCGGTCAGCGAACTGTTCATGCCCCGTGGCATCTTCGGCCTCTACGTCCAGCAGCGCCTGGCCGAAGCGCGGGAGCAGGGCGCCGCCTGGGGCTCGACCGCCGAGCATGTGCGTGGTGAGGTGGTCGACCTGCAGGCTGACAGCGACGGCGTTCGCCTGACGCTGGCTGACGGTCAGCAACTGCAGGCCGCCCACGCGGTGCTGGCGACCGGCATGTTCCCGGCTGCGCGCACCCGCCAGAAACAATCCAGCGGCCTCAACGCCGCCGCCGTCGATCCCTGGGACGTGGCCGCCATGTCGCGTCTCGATCCCCAGGGCACGATCCTGATCATCGGTTCCGGCCTGACCATGGTCGATGCCGTGGTTTCCCTGGAGCAGGCCGGCCATCGCGGGCCGATCCGTGTTTTCTCCCGCCATGGCCTGCTGCCGCATGTCCGCCGTCAGCCGCCGACCTGGGTCGATTTCCTGGCCGCTGACCATGGCATCCGCAGCCCGCTGCAACTGCTGCGCGAAGTGCGCCGGCAATGTGCCGAGGCGATCGACGCCGGTATCGACTGGCAAGCACCGCTGGATACCGTGCGCGCCCATATCGGCCGACTGTGGAGCCAGGCCACCGACGTTCAACGTCGCCAGTTCGTACGGCATGTACGGCCCTGGTGGGAGAGCCACCACCACCGCTCGCCGCCGTTGAGTGCCGAACTGGTGGAGCGCCTGCACAGGGAAGGGCGCCTGACCATCGAGGCGGCTTCGCTCAAGGGCTTGGTTGAAGTGCGCGACGGGCAGGTCAGCATCACCCTCCGGCCACGGGGTGAAGCGCAGACCGTGACGGTCAGCGGTGTAGGCCTGATCAACTCCACCGGTATCGAATACGACTGGCGTCGTGTCGATCGGCCATTGCCGCAGCAACTGCTGGCGCGTGGGTTGATCCGACCGGGGCCATTGGCCTTGGGGATTGCGGCTGATCCTGGTGGTGCGGTGGTGGATGCCGAGGGTGAAACCTCGCCCCGGCTGTTTGCCATGGGCCCGCCATTGCGGGGGATGTGGTGGGAGAGTACGGCGGTGACCGACGTAGCGATCCAGGCCAAGGCCCTGGCGGCGCGGCTGGTGCAATTGGCGGTGCGGAAGGCGGGCGAGGGCTGA
- a CDS encoding OB-fold protein: protein MNEAVAVTAPQKRQVGFILGLGILLFPLLFGWMLLRKGHSTFARIVGLLWMALCLFSLIGMGSISKTSYDTYKERAAQSSTQGSAPKQSAQAEPLKAYTSTKVSQDYEDNTVAADMQYKGKRVKVSGRITDINTDFLGKPYLVLAGTNPYLGPQFKFEKSDMASLASLKKGVQISVVCTGNGDVAKVPMFENCEVLK from the coding sequence ATGAACGAAGCAGTTGCAGTGACGGCTCCGCAGAAGCGGCAAGTAGGGTTTATTCTAGGGCTTGGAATTCTGTTGTTCCCCTTGCTGTTTGGCTGGATGCTGCTGAGAAAGGGGCACTCGACCTTTGCGCGCATTGTCGGTCTCCTCTGGATGGCTCTGTGTCTTTTCTCGTTGATTGGCATGGGCTCGATTTCAAAAACCAGTTATGACACCTACAAGGAAAGGGCAGCCCAATCTAGTACACAAGGTTCGGCTCCTAAACAGTCGGCCCAGGCAGAACCACTTAAGGCTTACACGTCGACGAAAGTCTCCCAAGATTACGAAGACAACACTGTTGCTGCTGACATGCAGTACAAGGGCAAGCGCGTGAAGGTGTCCGGACGCATCACCGATATCAATACTGATTTCCTCGGGAAACCGTACCTGGTACTTGCGGGCACTAACCCGTATTTGGGGCCGCAGTTCAAATTTGAAAAATCGGACATGGCCTCTCTCGCATCGCTCAAGAAAGGTGTGCAAATTTCGGTAGTCTGCACCGGCAATGGTGACGTAGCCAAAGTACCGATGTTCGAAAATTGCGAAGTCTTAAAATAA